Proteins found in one Columba livia isolate bColLiv1 breed racing homer chromosome 11, bColLiv1.pat.W.v2, whole genome shotgun sequence genomic segment:
- the TEX9 gene encoding testis-expressed protein 9 isoform X1: MAAGGGARRGGGLPGVRRAPGGPLPPAAGPGLPSGELPSGELLSGELLAKEAEYKRLNAELEAKTEKLMHQAEEVMKSQQEMLSRPVSVQSKSREDNRQRVPLCPEVSSTHSHAELANMKKCASMPTAQNRPYSGSKGKRTTSSSNTRNLDVQSADDVAVLDDCIHFSLAKTISKTEEKLEREGLPDCLDDDVIPNAGNEIRAEPQIRFLKAKLRAMQEELDSVLCECRKKDDENQSLTSRLKATEEENTRLQRTINMQHSQTEKYKMLSQEAKKKSEGLQQEVISLEKELETLKRVQKQAASSQSATEVRLNRALEEAEKYKVELNRLKQSAKDIASQELKTIEELKAENKKLQKQKGELITGFKKQLKLIDILKRQKVFCTRSALPRCGSLHLQAKTKKEKNPVPILGVNLPD; encoded by the exons atggcggcgggcggcggggctcggcggggcggggggctgcCCGGG GTGCGGAGGGCGCCCGGCGGCCCcctgccgcccgccgccgggccCGGCCTGCCGAGCGGAGAGCTGCCGAGCGGAGAGCTGCTCAGCGGAGAGCTGCTGGCCAAGGAGGCGGAGTACAA GAGACTGAATGCAGAATTAGaagcaaaaacagaaaaactgatgCATCAGGCTGAAGAAGTAATG aaaagccAACAGGAGATGCTATCTAGACCAGTTTCAGTACAGAGTAAGTCACGTGAAGACAACAGACAGAG ggTTCCACTCTGTCCTGAAGTTTCCTCTACACACTCACATGCTGAG CTAGCAAACATGAAGAAATGTGCTTCCATGCCCACGGCTCAGAACAGACCATACTCTGGAAGTAAGGGGAAAAGAACAACTTCAAG TTCAAATACAAGAAACCTGGATGTACAAAGTGCTGATGATGTTGCAGTACTGGACGACtgcatacatttttctttagcaaaaacaataagcaaaacagaagaaaaactagAGAGAGAAGGCTTACCAGATTGTCTAGATGATGATGTTATTCCAAACGCTGGAAATGAAATCAGAGCAG AACCTCAAATCAGATTTCTTAAGGCAAAGTTACGTGCTATGCAGGAAGAGCTGGACAGTGTACTGTGCGAATGCAGGAAGAAG GATGATgaaaatcagagtttaacatCTCGGCTTAAAGctactgaagaagaaaacaccaGACTGCAACGAACAATCAATATGCAACATTCGCAGACTGAAAAGTACAAAATGTTGTcacaagaagcaaagaaaaaaagtgaagggTTACAACAAGAGGTCATTTCGCTAGAAAAG GAACTGGAGACTCTAAAGCGTGTCCAAAAgcaggctgccagcagccagagTGCAACAGAGGTTCGCTTAAACAGGGCcctggaagaagcagaaaagtatAAAGTGGAGCTGAATAGACTTAAACAAAGTGCCAAG GATATAGCTAGCCAAGAACTCAAAACCATTGaagaattaaaagcagaaaacaagaaactgcagaaacaaaaaggagagctaataacaggttttaaaaagcagctgaagttaATTGATATTTTAAAGAGACAAAAG gTGTTCTGTACACGTTCAGCTCTGCCAAGGTGCGGATCTCTTCATCTgcaagccaaaacaaaaaaagaaaaaaatccagtaccTATCCTAGGTGTGAATTTACCAGATTGA
- the TEX9 gene encoding testis-expressed protein 9 isoform X3: MAAGGGARRGGGLPGVRRAPGGPLPPAAGPGLPSGELPSGELLSGELLAKEAEYKRLNAELEAKTEKLMHQAEEVMKSQQEMLSRPVSVQSKSREDNRQRVPLCPEVSSTHSHAELANMKKCASMPTAQNRPYSGSKGKRTTSSSNTRNLDVQSADDVAVLDDCIHFSLAKTISKTEEKLEREGLPDCLDDDVIPNAGNEIRAEPQIRFLKAKLRAMQEELDSVLCECRKKDDENQSLTSRLKATEEENTRLQRTINMQHSQTEKYKMLSQEAKKKSEGLQQEVISLEKELETLKRVQKQAASSQSATEVRLNRALEEAEKYKVELNRLKQSAKDIASQELKTIEELKAENKKLQKQKGELITGFKKQLKLIDILKRQKVIIETLSLNPG; this comes from the exons atggcggcgggcggcggggctcggcggggcggggggctgcCCGGG GTGCGGAGGGCGCCCGGCGGCCCcctgccgcccgccgccgggccCGGCCTGCCGAGCGGAGAGCTGCCGAGCGGAGAGCTGCTCAGCGGAGAGCTGCTGGCCAAGGAGGCGGAGTACAA GAGACTGAATGCAGAATTAGaagcaaaaacagaaaaactgatgCATCAGGCTGAAGAAGTAATG aaaagccAACAGGAGATGCTATCTAGACCAGTTTCAGTACAGAGTAAGTCACGTGAAGACAACAGACAGAG ggTTCCACTCTGTCCTGAAGTTTCCTCTACACACTCACATGCTGAG CTAGCAAACATGAAGAAATGTGCTTCCATGCCCACGGCTCAGAACAGACCATACTCTGGAAGTAAGGGGAAAAGAACAACTTCAAG TTCAAATACAAGAAACCTGGATGTACAAAGTGCTGATGATGTTGCAGTACTGGACGACtgcatacatttttctttagcaaaaacaataagcaaaacagaagaaaaactagAGAGAGAAGGCTTACCAGATTGTCTAGATGATGATGTTATTCCAAACGCTGGAAATGAAATCAGAGCAG AACCTCAAATCAGATTTCTTAAGGCAAAGTTACGTGCTATGCAGGAAGAGCTGGACAGTGTACTGTGCGAATGCAGGAAGAAG GATGATgaaaatcagagtttaacatCTCGGCTTAAAGctactgaagaagaaaacaccaGACTGCAACGAACAATCAATATGCAACATTCGCAGACTGAAAAGTACAAAATGTTGTcacaagaagcaaagaaaaaaagtgaagggTTACAACAAGAGGTCATTTCGCTAGAAAAG GAACTGGAGACTCTAAAGCGTGTCCAAAAgcaggctgccagcagccagagTGCAACAGAGGTTCGCTTAAACAGGGCcctggaagaagcagaaaagtatAAAGTGGAGCTGAATAGACTTAAACAAAGTGCCAAG GATATAGCTAGCCAAGAACTCAAAACCATTGaagaattaaaagcagaaaacaagaaactgcagaaacaaaaaggagagctaataacaggttttaaaaagcagctgaagttaATTGATATTTTAAAGAGACAAAAG
- the TEX9 gene encoding testis-expressed protein 9 isoform X4 → MAAGGGARRGGGLPGVRRAPGGPLPPAAGPGLPSGELPSGELLSGELLAKEAEYKRLNAELEAKTEKLMHQAEEVMKSQQEMLSRPVSVQSKSREDNRQRVPLCPEVSSTHSHAELANMKKCASMPTAQNRPYSGSKGKRTTSSSNTRNLDVQSADDVAVLDDCIHFSLAKTISKTEEKLEREGLPDCLDDDVIPNAGNEIRAEPQIRFLKAKLRAMQEELDSVLCECRKKDDENQSLTSRLKATEEENTRLQRTINMQHSQTEKYKMLSQEAKKKSEGLQQEVISLEKAEARERLGSGKRAVWKPAAAAWANAAGPACRRCPAHTACFGWNFVWEQHVFAFNDLE, encoded by the exons atggcggcgggcggcggggctcggcggggcggggggctgcCCGGG GTGCGGAGGGCGCCCGGCGGCCCcctgccgcccgccgccgggccCGGCCTGCCGAGCGGAGAGCTGCCGAGCGGAGAGCTGCTCAGCGGAGAGCTGCTGGCCAAGGAGGCGGAGTACAA GAGACTGAATGCAGAATTAGaagcaaaaacagaaaaactgatgCATCAGGCTGAAGAAGTAATG aaaagccAACAGGAGATGCTATCTAGACCAGTTTCAGTACAGAGTAAGTCACGTGAAGACAACAGACAGAG ggTTCCACTCTGTCCTGAAGTTTCCTCTACACACTCACATGCTGAG CTAGCAAACATGAAGAAATGTGCTTCCATGCCCACGGCTCAGAACAGACCATACTCTGGAAGTAAGGGGAAAAGAACAACTTCAAG TTCAAATACAAGAAACCTGGATGTACAAAGTGCTGATGATGTTGCAGTACTGGACGACtgcatacatttttctttagcaaaaacaataagcaaaacagaagaaaaactagAGAGAGAAGGCTTACCAGATTGTCTAGATGATGATGTTATTCCAAACGCTGGAAATGAAATCAGAGCAG AACCTCAAATCAGATTTCTTAAGGCAAAGTTACGTGCTATGCAGGAAGAGCTGGACAGTGTACTGTGCGAATGCAGGAAGAAG GATGATgaaaatcagagtttaacatCTCGGCTTAAAGctactgaagaagaaaacaccaGACTGCAACGAACAATCAATATGCAACATTCGCAGACTGAAAAGTACAAAATGTTGTcacaagaagcaaagaaaaaaagtgaagggTTACAACAAGAGGTCATTTCGCTAGAAAAG gcagaggcgAGGGAGCGTCTCGGTTCTGGAAAGCGCGCTGTTTGGAAACCGGCCGCTGCAGCGTGGGCGAATGCAGCGGGACCCGCCTGCCGCAGGTGCCCTGCGCACACAGCTTGCTTTGGTTGGAACTTCGTCTGGGAGCAGCATGTGTTTGCCTTTAATGACCTGGAGTGA
- the TEX9 gene encoding testis-expressed protein 9 isoform X2 has translation MAAGGGARRGGGLPGVRRAPGGPLPPAAGPGLPSGELPSGELLSGELLAKEAEYKRLNAELEAKTEKLMHQAEEVMKSQQEMLSRPVSVQSKSREDNRQRVPLCPEVSSTHSHAELANMKKCASMPTAQNRPYSGSKGKRTTSSSNTRNLDVQSADDVAVLDDCIHFSLAKTISKTEEKLEREGLPDCLDDDVIPNAGNEIRAEPQIRFLKAKLRAMQEELDSVLCECRKKDDENQSLTSRLKATEEENTRLQRTINMQHSQTEKYKMLSQEAKKKSEGLQQEVISLEKELETLKRVQKQAASSQSATEVRLNRALEEAEKYKVELNRLKQSAKDIASQELKTIEELKAENKKLQKQKGELITGFKKQLKLIDILKRQKLHIEAAKMLSFTEEEFMKALEWGN, from the exons atggcggcgggcggcggggctcggcggggcggggggctgcCCGGG GTGCGGAGGGCGCCCGGCGGCCCcctgccgcccgccgccgggccCGGCCTGCCGAGCGGAGAGCTGCCGAGCGGAGAGCTGCTCAGCGGAGAGCTGCTGGCCAAGGAGGCGGAGTACAA GAGACTGAATGCAGAATTAGaagcaaaaacagaaaaactgatgCATCAGGCTGAAGAAGTAATG aaaagccAACAGGAGATGCTATCTAGACCAGTTTCAGTACAGAGTAAGTCACGTGAAGACAACAGACAGAG ggTTCCACTCTGTCCTGAAGTTTCCTCTACACACTCACATGCTGAG CTAGCAAACATGAAGAAATGTGCTTCCATGCCCACGGCTCAGAACAGACCATACTCTGGAAGTAAGGGGAAAAGAACAACTTCAAG TTCAAATACAAGAAACCTGGATGTACAAAGTGCTGATGATGTTGCAGTACTGGACGACtgcatacatttttctttagcaaaaacaataagcaaaacagaagaaaaactagAGAGAGAAGGCTTACCAGATTGTCTAGATGATGATGTTATTCCAAACGCTGGAAATGAAATCAGAGCAG AACCTCAAATCAGATTTCTTAAGGCAAAGTTACGTGCTATGCAGGAAGAGCTGGACAGTGTACTGTGCGAATGCAGGAAGAAG GATGATgaaaatcagagtttaacatCTCGGCTTAAAGctactgaagaagaaaacaccaGACTGCAACGAACAATCAATATGCAACATTCGCAGACTGAAAAGTACAAAATGTTGTcacaagaagcaaagaaaaaaagtgaagggTTACAACAAGAGGTCATTTCGCTAGAAAAG GAACTGGAGACTCTAAAGCGTGTCCAAAAgcaggctgccagcagccagagTGCAACAGAGGTTCGCTTAAACAGGGCcctggaagaagcagaaaagtatAAAGTGGAGCTGAATAGACTTAAACAAAGTGCCAAG GATATAGCTAGCCAAGAACTCAAAACCATTGaagaattaaaagcagaaaacaagaaactgcagaaacaaaaaggagagctaataacaggttttaaaaagcagctgaagttaATTGATATTTTAAAGAGACAAAAG ctgcATATTGAAGCTGCTAAGATGCTTTCTTTTACAGAAGAGGAATTCATGAAGGCTCTTGAGTGGGGAAATTGA